The following are encoded together in the Triticum dicoccoides isolate Atlit2015 ecotype Zavitan chromosome 6B, WEW_v2.0, whole genome shotgun sequence genome:
- the LOC119324130 gene encoding KIN14B-interacting protein At4g14310-like, whose translation MAARLKDRGGGGSGVKAASTAAPRALTPRPFPLSSSSSSAPRRTPGTAAAAAGKENSASKLSKQQPASAVRWSTSSIPRASRIPGGSVEPSSRLVSTLRASAALPAGRPSLGKDAEPGLRRSVSGGIRSVSTERGGRSVSAAARPSDAARGGSGGAAPRASDAAAHEIGSRSLGFDSRGRRAKAAEEISRKRELLDAKAKQADGVGRNRESLDAKPKQISGKKVSLDVNGVKQCDVFRESSGASDLTVKKQSDEGNGKRQGILDARAKLGDEISGKQEEGHDLRLVNEISSKNFVAGLTGSGEVSAKAFSATQSDCDGGSSSVIPVFTVHVVDSDDVCSGVKEHQKKPEEFNKQGEKGKLADKIRVFEKAATSGEGKLVKTLCSVNKYPSKLHEKLAALEGRVQKIATDIKKTKEMLDDNNPDEPKQILSNIQKEINAIEQAISHVKVDNKSQLGTEENSDCEISHAKKGVSEKSAVVKPRDLKNAGKGMNTDELEARFFPHHKLLRDRKASATQQESCVALIKGCNGKMEPGTLEPRDDENSIAMEFLASLDGEESDFFKDRRAKNLEKQMICEAADASGKTSSQGSSKIPDGSTNEVEMELCGENLEEFDEQENKSSMAIQEETEESSIDQLSGIGNKSATGGWFVSEGEAVLLAHGDGTCSYYDIANHEFKSEYKPPSVVSHNTWGDCWLIRAPGVDGCSGRYVVAASAGNALEPGFCSWDYYNREVQAFHVEEEASLAPVPSARTVLGPLPNIGSSRSSSAISTIERPQWWYRPCGPLLLSTASKQKMVTAYDIRDGDVVMKWEVSSPVLGMEYSSPLQWRSRGKVVIAGTESIGLWDVNSLNPQPLLSVASAGKRVYCLHVNNTDAEVGGGVRQRVSSSEVEGNDGVFTTQESVNVFDFRVPSGIGLKMARNGGTANSVFSRGDSVFIGSTEGRLQIKGGPKSRVQQYSLKKGRLVATYELPEFNAHFHHSSITQVWGNSNVVLASCGMGLFAFDTFNEEGVQQTYSFDRGNTIGAREVIGSDDLYCPTFDYSSSRVLLVSKDRPAHWRYLP comes from the exons ATGGCCGCCCGCCTCAaggaccgcggcggcggcggcagcggcgtgaaggcggcctccaccgccgccccgcgcGCGCTCACGCCCAGGCCgttccccctctcctcctcctcctcctccgccccgcgccgcaccCCCGGCACCGCCGCCGCTGCGGCGGGCAAGGAGAACTCGGCGTCGAAGCTCTCCAAGCAGCAGCCCGCGTCGGCCGTGCGGTGGTCCACCTCCTCGATCCCGCGGGCCAGCAGGATCCCGGGGGGCTCCGTCGAGCCCTCCTCCAGGCTCGTCTCCACGCTCCGCGCCTCCGCCGCGCTGCCGGCGGGGAGGCCCTCCCTCGGGAAGGACGCGGAGCCGGGCCTGCGGCGGAGCGTCAGCGGCGGGATCAGGTCCGTCTCCACCGAGAGGGGGGGGAGGTCGGTGAGCGCGGCCGCCAGGCCCTCAGATGCCGCCAGGGGAGGCAGCGGCGGGGCTGCCCCCCGGGCTTCAGATGCTGCCGCTCATGAGATCGGCTCGAGGAGCCTAGGGTTCGATTCGAGGGGCCGGAGGGCGAAGGCGGCGGAGGAGATCAGCAGGAAAAGGGAACTCTTGGATGCCAAGGCCAAGCAGGCCGATGGCGTTGGCAGGAACAGAGAGAGCCTTGATGCGAAGCCGAAGCAGATCAGTGGGAAAAAAGTGAGCTTGGATGTGAATGGGGTGAAGCAATGTGATGTGTTCAGAGAGAGCAGCGGAGCATCTGACTTGACTGTGAAGAAGCAGAGTGATGAGGGAAATGGGAAAAGACAGGGCATCTTGGATGCGAGGGCAAAGCTAGGCGATGAAATTAGTGGGAAGCAAGAGGAGGGGCATGACCTGAGACTGGTGAATGAGATTAGTTCCAAGAATTTTGTTGCTGGTCTTACTGGTTCAGGGGAGGTTTCTGCCAAAGCATTTTCTGCTACCCAGAGTGACTGTGATGGAGGCAGCAGTTCTGTTATTCCTGTGTTTACCGTGCACGTTGTAGACTCAGATGATGTTTGTTCGGGAGTGAAAGAACATCAAAAGAAGCCTGAGGAGTTTAATAAGCAAGGAGAGAAGGGGAAATTGGCTGACAAGATTAGAGTTTTTGAGAAAGCAGCAACAAGTGGGGAGGGAAAATTGGTGAAAACTTTGTGCAGTGTGAACAAGTACCCAAGCAAGCTGCATGAGAAGCTGGCTGCGCTGGAAGGGAGGGTTCAGAAGATTGCCACCGATATCAAGAAGACCAAGGAGATGCTGGACGACAACAACCCAGATGAGCCAAAGCAGATATTGTCAAATATCCAGAAAGAGATTAATGCAATTGAGCAGGCGATTTCTCATGTCAAAGTTGATAACAAGAGTCAGTTAGGTACTGAAGAGAACAGTGACTGTGAGATTTCTCATGCTAAGAAGGGTGTGAGTGAGAAATCTGCTGTCGTGAAGCCACGCGACCTGAAGAATGCTGGAAAAGGAATGAATACTGATGAACTGGAGGCAAGGTTTTTCCCACATCATAAACTATTGAGGGATCGTAAGGCTTCTGCTACTCAACAGGAGTCGTGCGTGGCTCTGATAAAAGGCTGTAATGGAAAAATGGAACCTGGTACCCTTGAGCCCCGTGATGACGAGAACAGTATAGCCATGGAATTTCTGGCTTCTTTAGATGGCGAAGAGAGTGACTTCTTCAAGGATCGCAGAGCTAAGAACTTGGAAAAGCAAATGATTTGTGAAGCAGCAGATGCTAGTGGCAAGACGTCTAGCCAAGGTAGCTCAAAGATTCCAGATGGTTCAACTAATGAAGTGGAAATGGAATTGTGTGGTGAGAACCTAGAAGAGTTTGATGAGCAGGAAAACAAGTCATCAATGGCGATACAGGAGGAAACCGAGGAGTCTTCCATTGATCAATTATCAGGGATAGGAAATAAGTCTGCAACAGGTGGATGGTTTGTTTCAGAGGGGGAAGCTGTTCTTCTTGCTCATGGAGATGGCACCTGCTCTTATTATGATATTGCAAACCATGAG TTCAAGTCTGAATATAAACCTCCTAGTGTGGTGTCACATAATACTTGGGGTGATTGCTGGTTGATCCGTGCCCCAGGTGTAGATGGATGCTCTGGTAGATATGTGGTCGCAGCATCTGCTGGTAATGCATTGGAACCTGGGTTTTGCAGCTGGGATTACTACAATAGAGAAGTGCAAGCATTTCATGTCGAGGAGGAGGCATCTCTTGCTCCTGTACCATCAGCCAGGACAGTTCTTGGGCCTCTTCCTAATATAGGTTCATCAAGATCTAGTTCTGCTATTTCAACCATAGAACGGCCGCAATGGTGGTACAGACCATGCGGACCTCTCCTCCTTTCTACTGCTAGCAAGCAGAAGATGGTCACGGCTTATGACATCCGCGATGGCGATGTGGTGATGAAATGGGAAGTAAGCAGTCCAGTACTCGGAATGGAGTACTCCAGCCCACTACAGTGGCGTAGCAGGGGGAAGGTCGTTATTGCTGGGACCGAATCAATTGGGTTGTGGGATGTGAATTCGCTTAACCCACAACCCCTATTATCTGTTGCTTCTGCTGGTAAAAGAGTTTACTGCCTTCATGTTAACAACACAGATGCTGAGGTGGGCGGAGGAGTTCGTCAAAG AGTTAGTTCATCCGAGGTGGAGGGAAATGATGGTGTTTTCACTACACAAGAAAGTGTTAATGTATTTGACTTCCGTGTACCTTCTGGCATCGGTCTTAAAATGGCAAGAAACGGTGGAACGGCGAACTCGGTCTTCTCACGCGGAGACTCAGTATTTATTGGTAGCACAGAAGGCAGGTTGCAAATAAAAGGGGGGCCGAAATCACGAGTTCAGCAGTATTCACTGAAAAAGGGGAGGCTTGTGGCAACCTATGAATTACCGGAGTTCAATGCCCACTTCCATCACTCTTCAATAACCCAAGTGTGGGGCAATTCCAATGTTGTCTTGGCTTCATGCGGTATGGGCTTGTTCGCTTTTGACACCTTCAATGAAGAAGGCGTCCAACAAACTTACAGCTTTGACCGTGGAAACACCATTGGAGCAAGAGAGGTTATTGGCTCTGATGATTTGTACTGCCCTACATTTGATTACTCATCATCGAGGGTTCTTCTGGTCTCGAAAGACCGCCCAGCCCATTGGAGGTACTTGCCATAG